The genomic interval TCTCAGTGTGCTTCCGGGCGAACTCCTGACGCTGCTCGGCCCCAGCGGGTGTGGCAAGACCACCACCCTGCGCCTGATCGCCGGCCTGGAACGTCCCGACAGCGGCGCTGTGCACCTCGCCGGAAAGAACGTTACCGTGCCGTTCACGCCCCCCGAGCGGCGCGGCGTGGGTCTCGTGTTTCAGGACTACGCGCTGTTTCCGCACCTGAGCGTACTGGGCAACGTCCTGTTCGGGCTGCGACACCTGCCGCGCGCCGCGCGCCTGCCGCGTGCCCGCGAAACGCTGGCCCTGGTTGGCCTGACCGTGTTCGAGACCCGCCGCCCGGACCAGTTGAGCGGCGGGCAGCAGCAGCGCGTGGCCCTCGCACGCGCCCTGGCCCCCCGCCCAGGCGTGCTGCTGCTGGACGAACCATTCAGCAACCTTGACGCGCAGCTGCGTCACGCCACCCGGCAGGAGGTGCGCGCCATCCTCCGTGCGAGCGGCACCACGGCCATCCTCGTCACGCATGACCAGGAAGAAGCGCTGGCCTTCAGTGACCGCATTGTGCTTATGTGCGCCAGGCAGGCCGAACAGATCGGTACGCCCCACGGGGTGTACACGCAGCCCCGTACGGCGTTCGTGGCGAACTTCCTGGGCCGCAGCAACCTGCTCTCCGGCACCGCCGAGCACCTCACGGCCCGGACCGCGCTGGGCCCGGTTGCGCTCAGTGAACCGCGCAGTGGCCCTGTGCTGGTCAGCGTGCGTCCCGAGCACCTGCGCTTCACAGACGATCCAGGCGCACCGGAAGTCACCATCCTGGCCCGCGAGTTCAAAGGCCACGACGTCACGGACACCGTGGGCCTGGCCGGCCAGCAGCAGGAACTGCTCGTGCATGGTCCCAGCGACGACGTACGTGCCGAGGGGAGCCGCGCCCGCCTGCTGGTCACGCACCCGGCCCGCGCCGTTCAGTAACGCCCAGGTTCAACCTTCAGGGAGGCCCTGTGAAGCCTAAAGGTCAGCTCAGGCACGCCCCGCACAGCCGTTCCTAGAATGGCTTGAGGGACCAGGACCGCACCGGCGGACCGGCATCAAGCAGTGAAAGGGGCGCACATGGACTGGAAAAATCTTCCCGGGAGTGGCGGGAACGTCGAGAGTCGTCAGGGCGGGGGCGGTTTGCCTGGCGGGGGCATTGCGGTCGGCGGCGTGGGCGGTCTGATCATTGCGCTGATCGCCATGTTCTTCGGCATAGATCCCGGTGCCATCCTGGGGGGCGGCAACGGAAGCTCCCCACAGAGTCAGACGCAACAGGGCCAGACGCAACAGGGTCAGACGCAGCAGGCGCAGCCTGCCGCGGACGACGAGGTCTATCAGTTCATCAACCAGATTTACCGCAGCACCAACCTCGTCTGGGACAACGTCTTCCAGGCCGCTGGGCGCACCTACACCGATCCCCGGCTGGTGCGTTACAACCGCGGCACGGCCACTGGCTGCGGGCAGGCCAACAGCGCCGTCGGCCCCTTTTACTGTCCGGCCGACCAGTCGATCTACCTGGACACCAGTTTCTTCGCCACCATGCAGCAGCGTCTGGGGGGCGGGGGTGACTTCGCGTACGCTTACGTAATCGCCCATGAGGTTGGTCACCACGTGCAGAACGAACTTGGCATCGCTGATCAGGTCGGGCGTCGCCAGCGCAGCGCCCGCACCGAGGCCGAAGCCAACAGCTACAGCGTACGTCTCGAACTTCAGGCGGACTGCTTCGCGGGCGTGTGGGGCAACAAAACCCAGCAGGACGCCAAGCTGACCCAGTCGGACGTGCAGGAGGCCGTCCGGACTGCTGAGGCCATCGGTGACGATAACCTGCAGCGTCAGGGGCAGGGGCGCGTCGTGCCGGATTCCTTCACGCACGGCAGCGCCGCGCAGCGCGTGAAGTGGTTCATGACCGGCTTCAAGGGCGGCGACCCCAACAGCTGCGACACCTTTAGCGTGAACGCCAGTCAGCTGTAAGTGTTCAGGCCAGCGGGTGGGGCGTGAGGTGAATCACCTCGCGCCCTGCGTTTATGCGCTTTGCTGTTTCCATGAGTGAGTGGGAGGTGGCCGGGGTGCCCGTCGAGATTAAACGCAGCGCCCGCCGCCGGACTGTCGCGGTGCAGGTCCGGCCTGGGGCGGTGACACTGTTCGCGCCGCACCGCGTGAGTCTGCAGGACCTGCGCAGCCTTCTGGACGACCGGCGCGAATGGGTAGCTGGGCACCTCGCGGGCTACGCTGCCCGCCCCCCTGCCCGGGTCGCGTTGCATGACGGTCAGATTCTGCCGTTCCTGAACGACACCCTGACGGTCCGCCTGGACCCTGCGCGGCGCGCCGCCCGGCGTGACGGAGCCACACTTCTGCTGCCCCTGAATGATCCGGAGACCGCCCTGAGGTACTGGACGCGCCGCGCCTGTACCGCTCCTTACCGCGCGCTGGTTCAGGATTACGCCGCGCAGCTGGGCGCTGCGCCCCGCCTGGGCCGCGTGCTGGTGAGTGACACGCAGTCGCGCTGGGGCAGTTGCACCGCCAGCGGCGATATCCGTCTGCACTGGAAACTCAGCCGCGCGCCTCTGCCGGTCCTGCAGTACGTGGCCCTGCACGAAGCGGCGCACCTGCTGGAACTGAATCACTCTGCCCGCTACTGGGCGCACGTGCAGCGCGTAATGCCCGAGTGGTCGCAACACCGCGCCTGGCTGCGTGACCATGGTCATACGCTCTGAGCTGAACGGAGCACCTCCCTTCAAGGTGAAGGGAGGTGCAGGCGTTACATAGCAGGCATCGGTTCCGGCATGCCTGGCGTGTCGGGATTGGGCGTCGGGTGAGGCTCCGGGAGGCCCGGAGTGTCCGGGTTTACGGGCGGGTCCATCATGGGACCGCTGTCGCCTGCGCCGGGCATCTGCTCAGGCATAGGGGCGGGCATATCGGTCGGCTCACTGGCCGGGGCGGGCGGGCGATCGTAGGGGCCGGTCATGGAGAACCTCCTGAATGGGTCGGGGTGGGGCCTTGGCCTCAGTGTTGGCCGTGATCCTTCAGCGCACAGCTGAGGGCGGTAAAGAGCCCTTCACGGCTAGCGGTCAAACGTCACCAGGAGGGGCCGGTGGTCACTGAGGGCCCAGGGCAGAACCCGGGCGCTGCGGGGCGTGAGGCCGCGGCCCATCACGTGATCGATTCTCAGCAGCAGCGGCGGAAAGGTCCAGCCCGGGCCGCGTCCAGCCTGATCGTGGGCGTCTGGCCCGAAGGCCGTGCGAAGCTCGCGGTAGGTCCGCCCGCGCGGCGGGGTGTTCAGATCACCGCCCAGCAACAGGAGCCCGGGGCTCTGCGCCGCAATGTCTCGCAGGAGCCGGACCTGCTGGTCCCGGGCGTCCCTGGTGCGGCGAACCCTCTCCAGATCACCCGTGAGCACGGAACTGACCTGCACGGTGCCCAGGTGGGCGTTCACCACGCCCAGCGGCCGGCCCTGCCAGGACAGGCGGGTGAGCAGCACTTCGCGGCGGTTGGCAGGCAGGGGCCACACCTGCACGTCCAGGAGCGGCAGGCGGGTCAGGGTGGTGACCTCAGCGGCGTGCTCGGCGCGGTAGCCGGGCAGGGCCGCCGTCAGAAGAGCACGGCCCTCCGGGGTGGCAAACCGTGATTCCTGAAGCAGGATCACATCTGCATTCAGGGCGGCCAGCGCGCGGCCCAGCTGGATGGGGGTGGCGCGCTGACCCCCCAGGACGTTGAAGGTCACCACGCGCAGCGCCCCCTCCGCCTGGGGCCGCAGGTGCAGCGCTCCGGCACCCCATGTGGCGACCAGCAGGGCGGCCCAGGCCACCCGCCGGCCTTTCCCGTGCCCGTGCGTCCAGAGCAGGGCAGGAAGCGTGGCGCCCACCCACAGCAGGGGCGGCGCGTAGGCCAGCAGCAGTGTGGGCAGCGTGCGCTCGCCCGGCCACTCGCCCAGAACCCAGGTGAGCGACGCGAGCAGAAGCGTGAACCAGGGCAGAACCATCCGTTCAGTCTGCCTGGGTCGCGGTGATCAGGTCGTCAACCTAAAGCGCAGGGGGCCACTGCGGCTCCCCTGCGTCCGGTGGGTACGTGAGCGCGCGTTACTGGTACCGGGCGGAGAGCGCCCGGGCTTCTTCCTGCCGTGCCAGCTCGGCGCGCTGCACCCCTGCCACAGCGTCCGCCAGCGCGTCTTTCAACTCTGTGAGCCCTACGTTCTGCAGGGCGCTGACGGGAATCCCGGCGCCGTCGGTGCGTTCCACCTCGCGCTCCAGTGTGTCTGGGGCCGCCGCGTCGGCCTTGTTCAGGGCAATAACGGTCGGCATGTCCCGGAATCCGAGTTCCTCCAGAATGCGGTTCACGGCGTCCAGTCGGGTGTCCGCGCCGGGGCTGGCCGCGTCCACGACGTGCAGCAGCACGTCGGCGTCCCCGATTTCCTCCAGCGTGGACCGGAAGGCCCGCGTCAGGTCCTTGGGCAGGTCCCGGATGAACCCCACCGTGTCGGTCAGCACCACGGGTCCGATGCCCTCCAGGTACCCCTGGCGGCTGGTGGGACGCAGCGTGGCAAACAGCTTGTTTTCCGCCAGCACGCGCCGGGGCTCCTCGGCGGCGTGCGTGAAGGTGTTCAGCAGCGTACTCTTCCCGGCGTTGGTGTAGCCCACAATGGAAATCACGGGCACGTCGTTGCGGGCGCGCTGCTTGCGGCGCTCCTCCCGGCGCGCCGAGACGTTCTCCAGCTGCCGTTCCAGGAACGAGAGGCGGTCGTTGATGCGCCGGCGGTCCAGCTCGAGTTTCGTTTCCCCGGGCCCGCGCGTACCGATGGCGCCGCCCGCGGCGCTGCCCGCGCTGCCGCCGATGCGTGAGAGCTGCGCCCCGGCGCCCAGCAGGCGCGGTTTCATGTACCGCAGCTGCGCCAGTTCCACCTGCAGTCTGGATTCCACGCCCTGCGCGTGAAGCGCGAAGATATCCAGGATCAGCTGCGTCCGGTCGATGATCTTCAGGCCGGTGGCGGCCTCAATCTCGCGTGCCTGGGCCGGGCCGAGTTCCTGCCCGAAAATCAGCAGGTCCGCGTCCAGGTGGTACGCCCGGCTGGTAAGTTCCTCGAGTTTCCCCGCGCCGACGAGCGTGCCGGGTTTCAGGTTGCGGCGGTACACGAGCTCCCGGTGCACCACTTCCGCTCCGGCCGTCCGGGCCAGTTCCGCGAGTTCCTCCAGACGCTCCTCGGCGTCGAACTCACCCTGGTCGATCTGCACGAGAATGGCGCGCTCGTGGTCCTTTTTCGCTTCGCGGCCCACAGCGGCCCGGGCAATTTCCTCCTCCAGCGCCTGCACCTGCGCGCCCAGGTCAAATTCGTCGATCTGGAAGGCCGGAACGGGCGGCAGGATGCGCCAGTCCTCCTCCTCCCCGACTGTGCCCGGCGGGGTGAGGTGGGCCGTATGCACCAGGCCCGGCTGACCTTCACCGCGCACCTCGATGGCGGAGACCGCGTCCAGGCGCCGCAGGAACAGCGTGGACAGGTCACCCTTGCTGAGTGCTCCGCCGCGCGGGTGGGTGTGCAGCAGGTGAAAGCCCGACAGACGATTTTCCCCCATGCGCAGGTCAGGAAATTCGGTGGTCTTGGCGTCGGCGACACTCACGCTGATCACGCGGCCTCGCCGGTCGATCAGCACGCCCACCTCGCGGCGGACATCCGCGGAGAGTTCCGCGAGGTTGCGCGCCAGTTCGGGCGACCCGATCCGCCCGGGCTCGATGCGGCGGCGGTACAGGTTGCTCAGGGCTTTGAGTTGGGCCGGGCGCAGGCCGGACGTGTTGCCATGCACTTTATCGATGGTGAGTCACTTCCTTTGGGAAATGCGCCGCCGCAGGGCAGGCCGCCCCGCAGTGGGAGAGTAAGAGATGGAGTGTGGGGCGAGCCAAAGCTCCGCAGCCCACCCTGACGCGGCCACGCGCCACCCAGACGGCACTCGGGTGGGGGCATTCAGCCGTTCCAGCATTACGCCCAGTGTAAGCCCGGGAATCTGCGGGGAACGTGTGCGTTCACTTGATGTTCTTGATCATCGTACCCCTACCCTACGCGACGGCCCAGGCACCCGCATCCGCCGCCTGGCGTACCATCCGGCATATGCCCGCTCCGGAACTCCTGCGCGACACCCTGCGTGAGGTGCTGTACGGCCCCCAGGGCCTGCATGGCCTGTTCAGCGGCCCAGGTGATGGCCTGCTGCGCGCCGCGCACGCCCTGACCCTGGCTGATCTGCGCGCCGCGCCGCACCTGCCCGGCCGGGTGCTGGCCCTGCGCCACACGCTGACCCTCACGGCCGCGCGCCTTGCCGACCCGCACGCCCTCCTGACCGATCCCACCGAACCCGCCACCTGGGTGCCGGCCGACCTGAACGCCTGGCGGGTGGAACTCATGGAACTGGCGCGGGCCGGGCAGGCCCTGTACGACGCGCTGTACCTCCCTCTGCGGGGCGAGGCCCTGCGGGAAGCGCACGGAGCGGTGGTGCACGCCGCGCGGGAAGCGGCGCTGCTTCAGCACTGGCGCGGGCTGCCGTAGCGGGCCGCAAAAAACCCCAGGCGCCGTGGCCTGGGGTTCGTCT from Deinococcus taeanensis carries:
- a CDS encoding ABC transporter ATP-binding protein, with the protein product MPPVVHDLNLSVLPGELLTLLGPSGCGKTTTLRLIAGLERPDSGAVHLAGKNVTVPFTPPERRGVGLVFQDYALFPHLSVLGNVLFGLRHLPRAARLPRARETLALVGLTVFETRRPDQLSGGQQQRVALARALAPRPGVLLLDEPFSNLDAQLRHATRQEVRAILRASGTTAILVTHDQEEALAFSDRIVLMCARQAEQIGTPHGVYTQPRTAFVANFLGRSNLLSGTAEHLTARTALGPVALSEPRSGPVLVSVRPEHLRFTDDPGAPEVTILAREFKGHDVTDTVGLAGQQQELLVHGPSDDVRAEGSRARLLVTHPARAVQ
- the ypfJ gene encoding KPN_02809 family neutral zinc metallopeptidase; this encodes MDWKNLPGSGGNVESRQGGGGLPGGGIAVGGVGGLIIALIAMFFGIDPGAILGGGNGSSPQSQTQQGQTQQGQTQQAQPAADDEVYQFINQIYRSTNLVWDNVFQAAGRTYTDPRLVRYNRGTATGCGQANSAVGPFYCPADQSIYLDTSFFATMQQRLGGGGDFAYAYVIAHEVGHHVQNELGIADQVGRRQRSARTEAEANSYSVRLELQADCFAGVWGNKTQQDAKLTQSDVQEAVRTAEAIGDDNLQRQGQGRVVPDSFTHGSAAQRVKWFMTGFKGGDPNSCDTFSVNASQL
- a CDS encoding M48 family metallopeptidase → MSEWEVAGVPVEIKRSARRRTVAVQVRPGAVTLFAPHRVSLQDLRSLLDDRREWVAGHLAGYAARPPARVALHDGQILPFLNDTLTVRLDPARRAARRDGATLLLPLNDPETALRYWTRRACTAPYRALVQDYAAQLGAAPRLGRVLVSDTQSRWGSCTASGDIRLHWKLSRAPLPVLQYVALHEAAHLLELNHSARYWAHVQRVMPEWSQHRAWLRDHGHTL
- a CDS encoding endonuclease/exonuclease/phosphatase family protein — its product is MVLPWFTLLLASLTWVLGEWPGERTLPTLLLAYAPPLLWVGATLPALLWTHGHGKGRRVAWAALLVATWGAGALHLRPQAEGALRVVTFNVLGGQRATPIQLGRALAALNADVILLQESRFATPEGRALLTAALPGYRAEHAAEVTTLTRLPLLDVQVWPLPANRREVLLTRLSWQGRPLGVVNAHLGTVQVSSVLTGDLERVRRTRDARDQQVRLLRDIAAQSPGLLLLGGDLNTPPRGRTYRELRTAFGPDAHDQAGRGPGWTFPPLLLRIDHVMGRGLTPRSARVLPWALSDHRPLLVTFDR
- the hflX gene encoding GTPase HflX, producing MHGNTSGLRPAQLKALSNLYRRRIEPGRIGSPELARNLAELSADVRREVGVLIDRRGRVISVSVADAKTTEFPDLRMGENRLSGFHLLHTHPRGGALSKGDLSTLFLRRLDAVSAIEVRGEGQPGLVHTAHLTPPGTVGEEEDWRILPPVPAFQIDEFDLGAQVQALEEEIARAAVGREAKKDHERAILVQIDQGEFDAEERLEELAELARTAGAEVVHRELVYRRNLKPGTLVGAGKLEELTSRAYHLDADLLIFGQELGPAQAREIEAATGLKIIDRTQLILDIFALHAQGVESRLQVELAQLRYMKPRLLGAGAQLSRIGGSAGSAAGGAIGTRGPGETKLELDRRRINDRLSFLERQLENVSARREERRKQRARNDVPVISIVGYTNAGKSTLLNTFTHAAEEPRRVLAENKLFATLRPTSRQGYLEGIGPVVLTDTVGFIRDLPKDLTRAFRSTLEEIGDADVLLHVVDAASPGADTRLDAVNRILEELGFRDMPTVIALNKADAAAPDTLEREVERTDGAGIPVSALQNVGLTELKDALADAVAGVQRAELARQEEARALSARYQ